The following coding sequences are from one Cercospora beticola chromosome 4, complete sequence window:
- the HEM2 gene encoding Aminolevulinate dehydratase (BUSCO:EOG092630N3): MSFSNLVNDLSRRERPNSDNTIISRNSQQDTRSTYSRARSYASTAATSVSISGDISSQLHGGYSHPLARAWQAERQLTKSMLIYPLFITDNPDEMTGIPSLPNQKRMGLNRVVPFLQPLVAKGLKSVILFGVPLAPTAKDALGTAADDPQGPVISAIRLIRKAFPQMFITADVCLCEYTSHGHCGILHEDGSLNNALSVDRVSDVAIAYAEAGAHCVAPSDMNDGRIRAIKLKLIEAGIAHRIVLMSYSAKFSGCLYGPFRDAAGSCPSFGDRKCYQLPPGGRGLARRAIERDISEGADIIMVKPATQYLDIISDAKEIGKNMPVAAYHVSGEYAMIHAAAKAGVFDLKTMAFEATEGILRAGATIVVSYFTPEFLDWLET, translated from the coding sequence ATGTCCTTTTCCAACTTGGTCAACGATCTGTCCCGCCGCGAACGACCGAATTCGGACAACACAATCATATCTCGCAACTCCCAGCAGGATACCCGATCCACATACTCTCGAGCACGATCGTACGCCTCGACAGCAGCCACGAGTGTCAGCATAAGCGGCGACATTTCCAGCCAGCTTCATGGAGGCTACTCACATCCATTGGCAAGAGCATGGCAAGCAGAGCGGCAATTGACCAAGAGCATGCTCATCTACCCGCTCTTCATCACGGACAACCCAGATGAGATGACCGGCATTCCAAGCCTGCCGAACCAAAAGCGCATGGGTCTGAACAGGGTCGTGCCATTCCTACAACCTCTTGTCGCAAAGGGGCTGAAGAGCGTGATTCTGTTCGGTGTGCCTCTTGCACCAACAGCTAAGGATGCTCTGGGCACCGCAGCAGACGACCCGCAAGGACCTGTAATCTCTGCGATCCGCTTGATCAGGAAGGCCTTCCCGCAAATGTTCATTACTGCGGATGTATGTCTTTGCGAATACACATCTCATGGACACTGCGGTATCCTGCACGAGGACGGCTCCCTCAACAATGCTCTTTCGGTAGACAGAGTCTCAGACGTCGCGATCGCATATGCTGAAGCTGGTGCCCATTGTGTGGCGCCTTCCGATATGAACGACGGACGTATCCGAGCAATCAAGCTCAAGCTCATCGAAGCTGGCATTGCGCACCGAATAGTGCTCATGTCATACTCGGCCAAATTCAGCGGCTGTCTGTACGGACCTTTCAGAGATGCCGCGGGCTCATGTCCCAGCTTTGGCGACAGGAAATGCTACCAATTGCCACCCGGGGGACGAGGACTTGCACGGAGAGCGATCGAGCGAGATATCAGCGAAGGTGCAGACATCATCATGGTGAAGCCGGCGACACAATATTTGGACATCATTTCGGACGCGAAGGAGATTGGCAAGAACATGCCAGTGGCTGCATACCATGTGAGCGGAGAGTACGCAATGATTCATGCGGCTGCAAAGGCAGGAGTGTTTGATCTGAAGACGATGGCATTCGAGGCTACAGAGGGTATTCTGAGAGCGGGCGCAACGATTGTGGTCTCGTACTTCACGCCCGAATTTTTGGACTGGCTGGAGACATGA